The genome window CAGATATAGCCGATGTCCTTGGGGTAGAGCACCTGCGTCTGGCGTTTCACCCCGCGCACCAGGTCGTAGAGCGAGGGGCGCATGAGGCGGTAGGGGCAGCCCTGCTGCGTGAACACAACCTGGCCGAATTCGGCTGCCGCGACGTCGGCGGCGAACAGCACGCCGTCGTTGCCGTGGATGTCATCCCCCTCGGTCAGGCGGCGCAGCATGCGTTTGCCTTTCGGGGTGACGAGAATGATAAGGTCGCCGTATGCGGGCATGGTAACTCCGGTGTAAAAAAACAAGGGCCGGGCGGGGGGAAACGGGATCCGCGCCGCGCGGTCAGGGCTGTGCGCGTTCACGCAAAACAGAGCCGGTTCAGCGCCGCGCAAAACGGCTCGCTGTGATCGATGGGGTTGCGTACAGCCCGTAGCGCTCCCTGTCAAGTCTCCCGATGGCCTCCGCGCCCTTATTTTTCCACTGGGGCTTCATTTTTTTTCTAAATTTGCCATAATTGTATTGCTTTTTTTTGAGAAAAAAGCTTTTATCCACTCCGAGAAAGTAGTATGGCACGTGTTTCGTGATGGCGATGCTTTGGCGCGCCGCTTTCCCCAGCATATTTTGCGGCGTTGTGCCGCATATACGATACTTTTGCTTCACTTTTGCTTCCGCGGGCAAACCGCCCCGGTACACGCGCGACGTGCTTTTTACGGTGCCACGACGCACCCGCATGTGCGCAATGTAAGGATTTTCAATGACACAGGAAAACGATTCCGCTGCGTCGTCCGGCAAAACGCCGGACCAGGCAGCCGCGCCCGCCAAAAAAGCCGGCGCAACGCCCAAAAAGACAACGGCCCGCAAGACGGCTTCCCCCAAAACCGCACCCGCCAAAAAAGCGGCTGCGCCCACGAAAGAAGCGGCAGCGCAGGCCGGGGAAAAAACCGCTCCCGCCAAAAAGCCGCGCGCGGCAGCCAAGCCCGCCGCTAAAACAACGTCCAAAACAGCCCCTGCGACCGGCACCGACGCGAGCGCGAAAGCCCCCGCCAAAGCTCCCGCAAAGCCCCTGACGGCCACGGCGAGCAAGACGGACGGCGAAGCCGCGAAAAACACCGCGAAGACCCCCGCGAAAAAAGCTCCGGCCAGACCCCGTGGCGCGGCCAAGCCTAAAACGGCCCCCGTTCCGGTAGCGGATGCCGCTCCGGCGCAATCTCCCGCCAAAGAAACCGCTGCGCCCGCTGCAAAAATGGACACGCCCGCGCAAAAACAGGCTGCGCCCGCAAAAACGGATACCGTGAACGCGGATAGCGCGGGCACGCCCCGCGCGCCCGAATCCAAAGCCGCCAAACCGCGCAATGCGCGCCGGGGAGCCTCTCCCAAGAAGGCCGCCGGACCGGCCATGGAAAAACAGGCGGAACCGGCCGCGAAAGAATCCGCCGCAACGACGCGGGCCGAACCGCCCGTGACCCCGGCGGCCTCCCAGGCCCCGGCTTCGGCCCAGGCCACGCTCCCGGCAACCGGCCCGGAAGCCCGGACGGGCGATGCGCCCGAAGCGCCTGCCAAACCCGCGTCACGCCGGTCACGGCGCGGCGGGCGGCGCCGCAACAAATCCAGAGCGGCGGCGGCGGAAAACGCGGCGGCAGCGGCGGCGGCCACCCCCGCGTCCGTGAACGCGCCGGAAACGGCCGATCCCGCCACGGAAGCGGAGGCCACCCCGGCTGCCACGCGGGAAACGGCCGCTGAAATGCCGGAAAAAGCGCCCGGGGCCAAGCCCGAGCCCAAAACGGGCGACTCCGGGAAACATGCGCCCAAGGCGGCCGCGCCCAAAACGGCCGCACCCAAAACGGCCGCACCCAAAACGACCGCAAAAGACAAAAAGGCGCCGCCGAAAGCGGAAGCCAAAACGCCGGGCGGCAAGCAGAAAATGTTCATCAGCGTGCTTTCCGGCGAGCTGGTGGAAGTGGTGCTGGCCGAGGAAGGCGTCATCGTCGAATACTATGTGGAGATGCAGCACCAGGCCAAGGTCAAGGGAAACATCTACAAGGGCGTCGTCAGCAATATCGACGCGAACTTGCAGGCGGCCTTCATCTCCTATGCCGGGGGCGTGAAAAACGGCTTCCTCCAGATCGACGAAGTGCACCCGGAATACTACATTTCCCATCACGACGCGGCCAAGGGGCGCAAATATCCCCCCATCCAGAAAGTGCTGAAGCCGGGGCAGGAAATTCTTGTTCAGGTCGTCAAGGAACCCGCGGGCACCAAGGGCGCGTTCCTGACTTCCTACCTCTCCCTGCCGGGGCGGTTCCTCGTCCTTACCCCGGGCCGCGAGCAGATCGGCGTCTCCCGCAAGGTGGAGATCGACGAGGAACGCGTCCGGTTGCGCGGCCTGCTTGAAGGGCTCAACCCCGGCCCCGGGCTCGGAGTGATCGTGCGCACGGCCAGCACGGGCGCGACCAAGACCAGTTTGCAGCGCGACCTTCTGTTTTTAAAGCGCCTCTGGAAAGACGTGCGCGCCAAAGGCCAGACATCCCCGGCCCCCGGCCTCATTTACGAGGAACTGGACCTCTCCACCCGCGCCGTGCGCGACTACCTCACGGAAGACGTGCAGGAGGTCTGGGTGGATGACGTGGCCACGGCCGACCAGGTTACGGAACTCGCCTCCCTCCTCTTCCCCAAGAAGCAGGACCTGGTGCAGGTGCACCAGAACAACGGCCAGACGCTGTTCGAGCGTTTCTCCCTGCAGAAACAGCTGGACCAGATCCATTCCCGCGAAGTGAGCCTGCCGTCCGGCGGGAGCCTTGTCATCGACAAGACCGAAGCCCTGACGGCCATAGATATCAACTCCGGCCGCAGCAGCGGCAAGACGAATTTTGAGGACATGGCCTACCGCACCAACATGGAAGCGGCGAAAGCCATCCCCCTGCAGCTGCGCCTGCGCGATATCGGCGGCCAGATCGTGGCGGACTTTATCGAAATGCGCGACCGCGACCACTGGCGGGAAGTGGAAAAAGTCGTCAGAAACGGCATGAAAGGCGACCGCGCCCGGTACGACGTGGGCAAGATAGGCCCCTTCGGTATGCTGGAAATCGTGCGGCAGCGGCTCGGTTCCTCGGCCATTTCCATCAGCACGGAACCGTGCCCCTGCTGCAAGGGCACGGGCATCCGCCGCAACCTGGAATGGCAGGCCATGCAGGCCCTGCGCGACATCAGCAAACAGCTGCGCCAGGCGGCCGCCAACAACCAGACCGCCATGACGTACCCCATGGAAACGGAACTGGCCTTTTATGTCCTGAACGCCAAGCGCGCCATCCTGCAAAGCCTGGAGGCCGAGTCCGGCGTGGCGCTCTCCGTCACCCCGAAAACGGAGTGAGCATGCGGGTTTTGCTGCACCTGTGCTGCGGCCCGTGCGCCATCATGCCGGTCAGGGAGTTGCA of uncultured delta proteobacterium contains these proteins:
- a CDS encoding Rne/Rng family ribonuclease, coding for MTQENDSAASSGKTPDQAAAPAKKAGATPKKTTARKTASPKTAPAKKAAAPTKEAAAQAGEKTAPAKKPRAAAKPAAKTTSKTAPATGTDASAKAPAKAPAKPLTATASKTDGEAAKNTAKTPAKKAPARPRGAAKPKTAPVPVADAAPAQSPAKETAAPAAKMDTPAQKQAAPAKTDTVNADSAGTPRAPESKAAKPRNARRGASPKKAAGPAMEKQAEPAAKESAATTRAEPPVTPAASQAPASAQATLPATGPEARTGDAPEAPAKPASRRSRRGGRRRNKSRAAAAENAAAAAAATPASVNAPETADPATEAEATPAATRETAAEMPEKAPGAKPEPKTGDSGKHAPKAAAPKTAAPKTAAPKTTAKDKKAPPKAEAKTPGGKQKMFISVLSGELVEVVLAEEGVIVEYYVEMQHQAKVKGNIYKGVVSNIDANLQAAFISYAGGVKNGFLQIDEVHPEYYISHHDAAKGRKYPPIQKVLKPGQEILVQVVKEPAGTKGAFLTSYLSLPGRFLVLTPGREQIGVSRKVEIDEERVRLRGLLEGLNPGPGLGVIVRTASTGATKTSLQRDLLFLKRLWKDVRAKGQTSPAPGLIYEELDLSTRAVRDYLTEDVQEVWVDDVATADQVTELASLLFPKKQDLVQVHQNNGQTLFERFSLQKQLDQIHSREVSLPSGGSLVIDKTEALTAIDINSGRSSGKTNFEDMAYRTNMEAAKAIPLQLRLRDIGGQIVADFIEMRDRDHWREVEKVVRNGMKGDRARYDVGKIGPFGMLEIVRQRLGSSAISISTEPCPCCKGTGIRRNLEWQAMQALRDISKQLRQAAANNQTAMTYPMETELAFYVLNAKRAILQSLEAESGVALSVTPKTE